One genomic region from Bacillus aquiflavi encodes:
- a CDS encoding RluA family pseudouridine synthase, with the protein MEKKEHTIHEHEAGERIDKVLSTLNNEWSRTQVQQWVKEGNVLVNGEKVKPNYKCILNDKMIIHIEEDEELKVIPEKMNLDIYFEDQDCIVVNKPRGMVVHPAPGHPRGTLINGVLEHCHSLSNINDGLRPGVVHRIDKDTSGLLMIAKTDFAHEKLVKQLIEKTVIRKYKAVVHGVIPHDYGTIDAPIGRDPKDRQRMAVIDDGKHAVTHFAVLKRFKEFTFVECQLETGRTHQIRVHMKYIGYPLAGDPKYGPRKTLSIEGQVLHAGILGFHHPRTGEYLQFEAPLPNEFRQIIKMLENNY; encoded by the coding sequence ATGGAAAAAAAGGAACACACCATTCATGAACATGAAGCTGGTGAAAGAATAGATAAAGTATTATCAACACTTAATAATGAATGGTCTAGAACCCAAGTTCAACAATGGGTCAAAGAAGGAAATGTTCTTGTTAACGGAGAAAAAGTAAAACCGAATTATAAATGCATCCTTAACGATAAAATGATCATTCATATTGAAGAGGATGAAGAGCTTAAAGTCATTCCTGAAAAAATGAATCTAGATATTTATTTTGAAGATCAAGACTGTATTGTCGTGAATAAACCGAGAGGAATGGTTGTTCATCCTGCTCCTGGACATCCAAGAGGAACGCTCATTAACGGTGTTTTAGAACATTGTCACAGCTTATCAAACATAAACGACGGATTGCGGCCTGGAGTTGTTCATCGAATTGACAAGGACACTTCTGGTTTATTAATGATCGCTAAAACCGATTTTGCTCATGAAAAACTAGTAAAGCAGTTAATCGAAAAAACAGTCATCCGGAAGTATAAAGCAGTAGTCCATGGAGTGATTCCGCATGATTATGGAACGATTGACGCTCCTATTGGCAGAGATCCGAAAGATCGCCAAAGAATGGCTGTTATCGATGATGGAAAACATGCTGTCACTCATTTTGCAGTTTTAAAAAGGTTTAAGGAATTCACATTTGTTGAATGTCAATTAGAAACAGGCCGAACTCATCAAATCCGTGTTCATATGAAATATATTGGCTACCCTCTTGCAGGTGATCCGAAGTATGGACCGCGAAAAACATTATCAATCGAAGGTCAAGTTCTTCATGCAGGTATATTAGGATTCCACCATCCGAGGACAGGAGAGTATTTACAATTTGAGGCTCCACTTCCAAATGAGTTTCGACAGATTATTAAGATGCTTGAAAATAACTATTGA
- the pyrR gene encoding bifunctional pyr operon transcriptional regulator/uracil phosphoribosyltransferase PyrR — protein MTQKAVLLDEQAIRRALTRIAHEMIEQNKGIDKFVLVGIRTRGIYLAKRLAERIEQIEGKTLPVGELDITLYRDDLSTKTIDKEPLVKGADLPVDITDKKVILVDDVLYTGRTVRAAMDALIDCGRPAAIQLAVLVDRGHRELPIRADYVGKNIPTANSERIVVELIEVDHIDQVTIHEKTK, from the coding sequence ATGACACAAAAAGCAGTCCTTTTAGACGAACAAGCTATTCGCAGAGCATTAACTAGAATAGCTCATGAAATGATTGAACAAAATAAAGGAATAGACAAATTTGTTCTTGTCGGTATTCGTACAAGAGGAATTTACTTAGCTAAGCGATTAGCAGAGCGAATCGAGCAAATTGAAGGAAAAACGCTTCCTGTTGGCGAGTTAGATATAACGCTGTATCGCGATGATTTATCAACAAAAACAATTGATAAAGAACCGCTTGTAAAGGGTGCAGATCTTCCAGTAGATATTACTGATAAAAAGGTCATATTAGTAGATGATGTTTTATATACAGGCAGAACTGTTCGAGCCGCGATGGATGCTTTAATAGACTGTGGACGTCCTGCTGCAATTCAATTAGCAGTGTTAGTAGATCGAGGCCATCGTGAATTGCCAATTAGAGCTGATTATGTAGGAAAAAATATCCCAACCGCAAACTCAGAAAGAATTGTAGTTGAATTAATTGAAGTAGATCATATTGACCAAGTCACAATACATGAAAAAACTAAATAG
- a CDS encoding solute carrier family 23 protein, whose translation MSQTKSKTNAVLDVRDVPSLGKWLTLSIQHLFAMFGATVLVPILVDLSPGVALISSGLGTLAYLLITKGRIPAYLGSSFAFIAPIILAKSIGGPEAAMIGSFLAGIIYGIIALFISKFGINWLMKILPPVVVGPVIIVIGLGLAGTAVNMAMYENPGAPVNELVYSSTHFMVALATLAITIISAIFLRGFLSLIPVLVGIVAGYIIAYFAGIVDLSIVKNAQLFEIPDFVVPFVHYTPSFSWEVALIMVPVAIVTLAEHIGDQMVLSKVVGKNFIQNPGLHRSILGDGVATIIASFIGGPPNTTYGENIGVLAITRVFSVFVIGGAAVIAILFGFIGKITALISTIPSAVMGGVSILLFGIIASSGLRMLIDNNVDLGIKRNLIISSVILVIGVGGAFIQIGERLSLSGMALAAIVGIILNLILPGRKDGFGTENIFEKPEQDNNKTIA comes from the coding sequence ATGTCACAAACAAAAAGTAAAACGAACGCTGTTTTAGATGTCCGTGATGTACCATCGTTAGGAAAATGGCTGACGTTAAGTATACAACATTTATTTGCTATGTTTGGAGCTACGGTGCTTGTGCCAATACTCGTTGATTTAAGCCCTGGTGTAGCTCTTATTTCAAGCGGACTTGGTACACTTGCCTATTTGCTCATTACGAAAGGAAGAATTCCAGCATACTTAGGTTCATCGTTCGCTTTCATTGCACCAATTATATTGGCAAAATCTATTGGAGGGCCAGAAGCTGCGATGATTGGCAGTTTTCTAGCTGGTATCATTTATGGAATAATCGCCCTCTTTATTAGTAAATTTGGTATTAATTGGCTTATGAAAATATTGCCTCCTGTTGTCGTCGGTCCAGTCATTATCGTCATCGGTTTAGGACTTGCCGGAACAGCAGTAAACATGGCAATGTATGAAAATCCAGGTGCACCAGTCAATGAACTAGTTTACAGTTCAACTCATTTTATGGTAGCACTTGCAACATTAGCAATTACGATTATAAGTGCGATTTTTCTTAGAGGATTTTTATCTTTAATCCCGGTTCTTGTCGGGATCGTTGCAGGCTATATAATTGCTTATTTTGCTGGAATAGTAGACTTAAGTATAGTTAAAAATGCTCAACTTTTTGAGATTCCAGACTTCGTCGTTCCGTTTGTACACTATACTCCGTCATTTTCTTGGGAAGTCGCACTTATTATGGTGCCTGTAGCCATTGTCACTCTTGCTGAACATATCGGCGATCAGATGGTATTAAGTAAAGTTGTCGGGAAAAACTTTATTCAAAATCCAGGTTTGCACCGTTCTATATTAGGAGATGGAGTTGCCACAATTATCGCTTCTTTTATTGGCGGACCTCCTAATACGACTTATGGAGAAAATATCGGGGTATTAGCCATTACACGAGTATTCAGTGTTTTTGTAATTGGCGGTGCAGCTGTTATCGCCATTTTATTCGGATTTATTGGAAAAATAACAGCATTAATTAGTACGATTCCTTCCGCAGTAATGGGTGGTGTTTCAATTCTATTATTTGGAATTATTGCTTCGAGTGGATTAAGAATGTTAATCGACAACAATGTTGATCTTGGGATTAAAAGGAATTTAATTATTTCGTCTGTCATTCTTGTGATTGGAGTAGGCGGGGCATTTATTCAAATTGGTGAACGTCTGTCATTATCGGGGATGGCTTTAGCAGCAATTGTTGGGATTATTTTAAACTTAATTTTGCCAGGTCGCAAAGACGGCTTTGGAACAGAAAATATTTTTGAAAAACCGGAACAAGATAATAATAAAACTATTGCTTAA
- a CDS encoding aspartate carbamoyltransferase catalytic subunit has translation MRHLLTTSQLSVDEIHEILAEANKISTGEFHKQKNQRFVANLFFEPSTRTKSSFEMAERKLGLEVIPFEASTSSVLKGETLYDTAKTLEAIGVDVLVIRQKKDQYFTELQDRISIPIINAGDGCGHHPTQTLLDLLTIQQEFGKFEQLKISIIGDIRHSRVARSNADALLRLGADVVFSGPEEWFDDHIIGKGRYETIDEAISTSDVVMLLRIQHERHEHKDKRSANEYHKLYGLTVDREKQMKPGSIIMHPAPVNRNVEIADNLVESKRSRIFKQMENGVYVRMAVLNKALKTVEGGKKDVSKNHQWSIAY, from the coding sequence ATGAGGCATTTGCTAACAACTTCTCAGCTGTCAGTAGATGAAATTCACGAAATATTAGCAGAAGCAAATAAAATTTCAACAGGTGAATTTCATAAACAAAAAAATCAAAGGTTTGTAGCAAATTTGTTCTTTGAACCAAGCACAAGAACAAAAAGCAGCTTTGAAATGGCAGAACGGAAACTTGGTTTAGAGGTCATTCCTTTTGAAGCAAGTACATCAAGCGTATTGAAAGGCGAGACTTTATATGATACGGCTAAAACGCTGGAAGCTATCGGAGTCGATGTACTCGTAATCCGCCAAAAAAAAGATCAATATTTTACTGAATTACAAGATCGAATCTCCATTCCAATCATTAATGCTGGAGATGGCTGTGGGCATCATCCTACGCAAACGTTATTAGATTTATTAACAATTCAGCAGGAATTTGGGAAATTTGAGCAATTAAAAATCTCAATTATCGGTGATATAAGACATAGCCGTGTTGCTCGTTCTAATGCCGACGCCCTTTTAAGACTTGGTGCAGACGTTGTGTTCTCAGGACCTGAAGAATGGTTTGATGATCATATAATCGGGAAAGGGCGCTATGAAACAATCGATGAAGCAATTTCAACATCAGATGTTGTCATGCTGCTTAGAATCCAACATGAACGCCACGAACATAAGGATAAAAGAAGTGCTAATGAGTATCATAAGCTCTACGGTTTAACAGTAGACAGGGAGAAGCAAATGAAACCTGGAAGTATTATTATGCACCCGGCACCTGTCAATAGGAATGTGGAAATTGCTGATAATCTTGTTGAATCAAAGCGTTCAAGAATATTTAAACAAATGGAAAATGGTGTATACGTCAGAATGGCTGTTTTAAATAAAGCATTAAAAACTGTTGAGGGAGGAAAGAAAGATGTCTCTAAAAATCATCAATGGTCAATTGCTTACTAG